The DNA region ACCATCCAATCCCACAGACCATCGTGGGATCCCTTCACCGCCAGGGCAAAACTCGCCGTAGTGCGCCCAAAATCTCGATAGGGCGGCACTTGCAGCACCTGGAAACATTCATGCACTGACTGATAATTCAGGGGAATTGTCCAACCGGCGGCCCCAGCCGCTTGGGCTGCGGGCGCGTCAGTGGGCATCTGCAACAGCGCAATGGTCACCGCCTCCGCGATCGCCCGAGGAACCATGGGCAAAACAGCGAAGGGCCATTCCGGATAGAGCCGAGTGCTGAGGGCAAAGGGCAGCGCCGACGGCACAATCGCTGGAGGCGGCAGAATTTGAATGGTGTTTAAGTCCAGCGCCCCCGTTGCCGCGAGCTGTTCCAAAACATGGGTGCTGACGATCCCCACCTCTGCTTGACCCGATTGCACGGCGGCCACCACCCGATCGTGGCTCCCCAAAAACTCCAGCGCCGCAAAATCTCGATAGGGATCGATCGCCGCTTCGACCAATTCCCGCCACGCCATCCGCCAGCCCCCCAGGGAGGTTTCCGCCACCGCCGCCACCGATCGCCCCTTCAAATCTGACAACTGAGTCATGGGCAGGCGATCGCGCCGACTAAAAATTGCGCCGCCAAATTCCGTTACCGGTTTTCCCAATTGCAGCGTTTTCAAAGTGGCAATTCGGTTCAGACCAAATTGTGTTTCAAACTCCACATACAGCCCCGGATTAACAATGGCAAACTGTACGGCTTGGCTGGCAATGGCTTGATGGATATCATCAAAGCTCAGGGGAACCATTGTAAATTGACGATTAGAAACAACGGCCGATAAATAATCAGCCGTTGGTTGCCACATGGACTCAGCAATCTTTAATCCTCGGTTGGCTAACACTCCAATTTTGAGTGCAGTGCCAAATTCAGATCCTTCACCATCCCATTCAGGATTTTGGTGACTTGCCTCTCCAAAATTAAATGACTTTGCAGAACTAAATTGAATCGCTTTCATTCTTCACGACGGTTGGATAACCCGCTGCTTTCCAAGCTAAAATTCCTCCCTTCAGATGCACCAACGGTAGATTGCGATCGCGCAAGAGTCGCTGACCTCCTTCAGCCGATCGTCTGCCGCTGCGGCAATATAACACCACTGTTCCCAATTCAGCGCTCCAAGCTATCCCATTTAGTTGACTCAAGGGTTGTAAAACAGCACCAGCAATATGCTCTGCCTCAAATTCTTGAACTTCTCTCACATCAATTAAGGTAATTTTTTGAGTTTTCAACCATTGGTTGAGTGTCTCAGGTGTGATTTCTGAAACTGTTTGTTCCGAGATGATCTCTTGAATACTCATGATGTTTAGAATTGAAGATTGAGACTTGAGACTGGAGACTTGAGGTTTATTGCAATCGTTCGAGATCTTTCTAAAATGGGCTATTCAGAACGCCTAGAAAAATCAACCTAAACATCACAATGTTATTTGTGTTTTCACTGGCTGTGGTTTGACTGAATGCAATCAACAGAAACTAGGAATAATGGGTGAGGCGATTGAGCGATCGCAACCCGGTATCCAGCCCATAGCCGATCGCACCGATGGTCAAAATCGCAGCCATCAATTCGCTATAGGCCAGGCGATCGCGCGTATCCAAAATGAAGTAGCCCAAGCCCGAGCTAACCCCTAACATTTCGGCGGGCACTAACACGATCCAAATCACGCCGACTGCCAGCCGCAGCCCTACGAAAAGGTGCGGCCCGATCGCGGGCAAAATGACCCGACCAATCACCTCCCAACGGGTTGCACAAAGGCTGCGGGCTAACAGCAACCATCGCCGATCGACGCTATGCACTCCCGCCGCCGCATTCAGCAACACGGGCCAAACCGCCGCCACGGTGAGCAGAAAGTACACGGGCGCATCTCCAATCCCAAAGGCCATCACAGCCAGTGGCATCCAAGACAGGGGCGACACCATCCGCACAAACTGAAACAGAACAGACGTGCCCTGCTCCAGGGGCCGCCACAGCCCCAGGGCAATGCCAACGGGAATCCCAATCAGGGCGGCAGCGGCTAAGCCAACCACGACCCGCCGCAAACTCGCGCCAATGTGGGGTTCCAACGTGCCGTCACCCAGCAGCTTCAGGACGGTGGTGAGCGATTTTTCTGGTGAAAAGTCCCCCACGATCGCGCCGGGATGCAACAGCGGGGACGTGAGCGCCCACCACAGCAATAGCCCCAGCAGCAGGCCAAGCAAGGGGCTACTCACGATCCCCAACACTCCGCGAAGTTGTCGAGCAACGCCCGATCGCCCTGCTTTTTGCCACATTCCAACCGCCATGGCTGCCCAATCCCTCCAATGCCTAATAGCTTGTCTTGACGATGCTGAATGAGTGGGGCCAATGAGTGGAATCGCTGGCCACCCTTCCCCGAAATCGGCGTGAATCTAGATCGGCATGACTCGGCATGACTCGGCATGACTGTGATCTGTCGATCGGGAACTGACCCGGTCAAATTGACGTGGAATTGATGCTGAAGCGAGCTGGATCGGGTGATGCCCAAGGCTTCAGAGCGCGATCGTTTCCTTGCGGGTCAGGTTTTCGGGTAACCGGAAGGCAGCGGGGCCGCCCACCGCAGCCAAGGCCGCCTTCACCAAGGAGTCATCCACCAAGTCTTGGGCCACCCACTCGGGGTCAAGATCCTGTAAAAACTGGGTTTCTCCTTCCACTTGGGTTTCCTTGAGCAAGCGCACCAACTCAGCGGTGTAGGACGGAAAAGGATAGGGTTGAAAATCAATTCGATCGATCTGCCAATCGGGATGGGCGATCGCCCCTTGGGCTTTATAAACGGCTGGGTCGTAGGCCGTTAGGGCCCGAATCAGGGCTGCTTTCGGATGAGGCGTATATTTGCCCCCCTCCTTCGACAAAATTTCAGCCACACCTGCGCGGTTTTCGCCGCTCCAATGCTGGGCCTTGACGATCGCCTGCACCACCCGCTGCGCCCAATCGGGATGCTGGGTGAGGTCGTCTTCATGCATCAGCACCACACAGCAGGCGTGATCCTTCCACACATCGCCGGTAAAGCGCAGAATTTTGCCTGTTTTGAGGTTTTCTGCCGCCGCGTTGAAAGGTTCCGCCACGATGTAGCCCGCGATCGCTTGGTTGGCGAGGGCCGAAACCATATCCGGTGGCGGCAGCACAATTAAATTCACCTCGTTGGCGGCCACCTTGGCCTCTTTGGGCCGCCGCACCACCTTCAATCCTGCTTTCTTCAGCAGTTGCTGGAGCACCACGTTGTGGATTGAATACCAAAAGGGTACAGCCACCTTGCGACCGCCCAGGTCTTCCAGGCGATTAATTTCCGGCAAGACGGTCAGGGCTGAACCATTGGTGTGATTCCAGGCCACAATCTTGGCCGGAAACTTGCGGCCATAGCGCAACCACAAGGTGGCGGGCATCAGGATATGGATGACATTCACCTGTCTGGCCAAAAACGCTTCGACCACCTGCGGCCAAGAACGAAAGAGGGTTGGTTTTTCGGCCGTTAGTCCCTCCGCTTGGTATAGCTCGCGGGCATGGGCCACCAACAGGGGAGCCGCATCGGTGATCGGCAGGTAGCCAATTTTGACCGGGGGTTGGGCCGTGGGTGTCGCCGGGGCTGAAGCAGCGGGGCTAGATTGAGCGGGGCCTTGGGTTGGCTGGCAGCCCCCGACGGCCAGGGTTGCCCCCAGGGAGGCTGAGAATAGTCCTGTGAGTTGCAGGAAATCTCGCCGACTGAGGCCGCAGCAGTCGCAACCCAGGCCGGCAGTGGGGCCGCTGGCAAAGGGGGGCGCAATCCAATGGGGGGTGGCACGGCTCGATCGAGCGCGGGCTTGGCGATCGCTGGTCATGGTTGGACACCTCCCGCGATCGAGGGCAGAACAACGGGGTCAATCACGGTCAACAACTCCTCTAAAATTTCGCGACGCAGGGCCCCTTGGGCGGCGGGGTCTCGCAGGGCGCGATCGTTCGGATCTGTGGGGGGTGATCGCAAAATCCACTGGCGACGAATCCGCCCGGGATTGCGATCCATCAACACCACCCGATCGCCCAGGGCCAAAGCCTCATCAATGTCGTGGGTGACCATGAGCACGGCCGCTGGGTAGCGGGCGATCGCCTGAAGCAGCAGCGCTTGCATCGATCGGCGCGTAATCGCATCCAGGGCGCTGAACGGTTCATCCAACAGCAGCAGTTCCGGTTGCCGCACCAGGGCCCGTGCCAGGGCCACCCGCTGCGCCATCCCGCCCGAGAGTTGGTGAGGATAGGCCCGTTCCACGCCCCCTAAGCCAACGCTGGCCAAGGCTTCGGCCGCGCGCGATCGGGCAACTGCTTTGGCAATGGTGGGCATTCGCCGCAACTTCAATCCCCAGGTGATGTTTTGGGTCACCGTTAACCAGGGCAGCAAGGCCGGCCCCTGAAACACCATCCCCACCGAGGGTTGTGGCTCTTGGATAGGTTGACCCTTCAGCCGCACTTCTCCGGCCGTGGCCCGTTGCAAACCGGCGATGGCCAACAGCAGAGAAGACTTGCCGCAACCGCTGGGGCCCAGCAGGCAAACCAACTCCCGAGGGTGAAGGTCGAGGTTAATTTGCGCGAAGGCCAAGACCCGATCGCGTCCTGCGGAGTAGTGATGGGTTAGCCCCCGCACGGTCAGTAATGGGCGATCCGTTCGATCTGTTTGATCCGTTTCCCGATCGGCCGCAGCGTTCCCGACACCGGATTGAGGTGCGACTGATGGGGGCGATCGAAGAGTTGAGGTTTTGAGGCGATCGGGCGGCTTTGGGGTAGGGATGTCTGAGACCGTGGATGAGCGATCGGGTAACTCCCCGGACTCCCACAGATCCGGCGATCGGCCCACGGTCACCGGCAGCAACTCACTCATCGCCTGACCTCCGATCGGGAGGGCGATCGACTCGCGGCGGTTTTGGCGATCGACGGTGGAATGGCCCCCGTAGCCAGACCGGGGGCAGTGGTCAGGGCTGTGCGGGAGGGGTTGTGGATCGCGGGGCTGATGGTTGACTCAATTTCCGGGGTAATCGCGGTGGCGGGCGTGACGCGGGCCAACTCCGTTTCCAGTTGCACCAAGCTGGGGGTGAGCACCGGTAAAAACGCTACTTCCCGCCAGCGCCGGGCCGTTGCATGGTCGTTGAGATAGGCCCCGCCCCCCTGTGCTTCCAACTCCAGCGTGATGGCATCCACGGCCAGGCGGGTTAAGGCAATGCGGACTTCAAACAGATGCCGCGTTTCAGCAAAGGAAAACTCGGAGAGCGCCGCCAATTGCCGCAGTTGCGTGGCCAGCTCGTCGTAGCGGTGATCAAGCTGCTGCAAGGCTCCCCGCAATACCTGCGATCGGGTTTGGAGCGTGTTGCGAATGGCCCGCCGAGCCGATCGAGCCTTGCCCAAACTCAAACCGCACTGCAACAGCAAGAATGCCGGCCGAATGGTTGGCAGAAACTGCCTTGCTCGATCGCTCAAAACCCAAGTGCGATCGACCTCCACCCCTTCCAGGGTTAAGGCCGCCGTGTTGGAACCACGCAGCCCCAACAAATCCAAATCCGCACTACGCGACAGGCCCGGGGTATTCGCCGGAATCACCGCCACGATCGCCTCCCCCTCAGGGGTTTCCGCCGCCACCGCCACCAAAAACTCACCCGGCACTAAATTAGAAGCCCAGGGCAAATGGCCATCCAAGCGTAACCGTTGCCCCTGCCAACGGGCTTGTACCCGCAAGGCCTCAATACCCGCCAAGTGCTTCATGGCGTTCGATAAACCCGTCGCGCCGAAGCGATCAGCCCGTACCACCTGGGGCAGGAGGGTTTGGCGCAACTTGTCGTTATCACTGGCCACCAAATATTCCGCAAAGGCTCGCTGGCACCAAAACACAAAGGCGCTGGTTAAGCAGTCCTCCGCCGTTTGGGCGATCGCCTCGATGGCATCCAAGCGCGTGCCCCCCGTCCCGCCTTGGCGCTCAGGAATGCCCAGCCCAAGCCAGCCAACCGATGCCAACAACCGCAACGAGTTCCGACTGTCTCGGTAACCCTCGCCATCATTCACTGCTTGGGCTTGCTCCGCCAGCAAAGCCCGAATCGCCTGTGGATCGACAACACCAGTTTTCACATCTATTGCCTACAGAATGATTGCCTACAAAATTACCGACCTAAATCGACCCTAAATTGGTCATTTTTCTGGGCATTAACCTGAGTCTTAAACCTGAGTCTTAGTCCAGCGTTTCCAGACTGGTGAGCCGATCGATGGGCGCACCCACCACCTCGCGGGCTTGCTTCACCGTTGCCTCATCGGGACTGTCATAAAAACAGAGACACTTACTCAAGTCTTCGCAAACATAGGTTCGCTCAAAGGAAACTGCCGGTACTTGAGCATAAAGAGGGGATTTTTCAGCCTTGCGTTGCAAATACTTTTCCATCGTTAGCCCCGCTGGCAAATCCCATTCCACCAGGTAATTAGCTTTGTCCTTCTGGTTTTTAACGGCAGCTAAGTCTTGCCCCACCAAGCGCACAGGTTTAACTAGCTCGATCGTCAGGCTACTATTCAAAAAAGCCGCACGCACTGATACTTCATCCTGGGCATCAAGAATGGCAAAAAGCCGAAAAAGATCCTTGCCAATTTGGGCCTCAATCAATTCCGAATCGGTTGCGAGGGCCGCTTTTGATACTTGATCCAAAGCGGTACGAATTTCATCCCCATGCCGGTTCAATATGGATGCTTCAACCAAAAATAGTGTCATTTTTATCTCTCCTGGTTCTTCGGTTTTGGGCAATGATTGGCAGAAAATTCAGGCTAGTCGATTCATACAGCCTTTACCGAGAACGATTGGTGCGTCAAACCGCAGGTGCTATGAAGCGGTTAGGAGGTGGGCAATGCCCACCCTACAGGTTTGAGCTAGGTACAGGCTGTAATTTTGAATCAAGTGAATTTTGAATCAAAGGGATTGGTCAATCAGTACCGGATCAATGCTGATCAACGGGTTAAAGATTGACCAATTTTGACAACCGACCCCAAGAATCAAAATCCTGGCCTGAATTTTCAGTCAGCTTTGGGTCAATGCCTAGGCGCGATCAGGGCCAGTTTCCACCGGTAAATCAGTGGTGCTGTACTCAGTCCAAGACCCTTCATAAATGCGCACATTGGGATAGCCCAAAAGATGCTTCAGCACCACATATTGCAAAGTGGCTTCCCGTCCAGTGCTGCAAGAAACAATGATTTGTTTGTCGGGGGTGATGTTACGGCTGGCCAGAATCTGCCGAATTTCATCCAAGGACTTCAGCTTGTGGGGATTTTTGAGCGCTTCTTGGGAATTGTTGGCTTCGGTAAAGGTTGGCCAAGGAATATTTCTCGCGCCGGGAATGTGACCGTTTCGCACCCAAAGGGGCTTTTCACCGCTGAATAATTCCGGAGGGCGAGGGTCAATAAAAACCACGTTGGGCTGGCCAATTAATTTCCGCACATCGGCCAGGGTGACGCGAACGGAGGGATCGTCTTTGAGTTGGAATGTTTGCCGATCGTACCGGGGATATTCCTTGGTGACGGTTTGACCCGAGGTCTGATAACCGGCAAAGCCACCATCCACGATCGCAATGTCTTTGACTCCCGATCGCTCCAACAGGTAGGCCACCATGGTTGCGCCTAACACGTCATTGCCGTTGGAATAAACGGCGACCTTTTGGCGATTGTTAACCCCAGCTTTGCCAAAGAGCGATGCGATTTTTTCGTTGTCCCAATATTGCACCGGCAAAAAGCCATCGGGGCCGCGAAAGGCTAAATCTGCAATATGCACAGCGCCGGGAACATGGCCCCCGATGTAGTCCAGGGGCGAGTTGCGCACATCCAAAACGCGCAAGTTGGTATCACTCAAATGTTGGCTGAGCCACTGGGGTGACACAAATTCAATTTTCGCCTTGGGAGCGTTGGCGACGGCGGGTAAGGCCCAAGTGGGCAACAACACCACAAGGGCGATCGCCAACATGCCCCACAGCCAGGTTGTGAAGTGCCAACGCCGGAACGCTCGTTTTGTCCAACGATCGCTGCCATTGATCCTGCCCATTTGTCGAAACCCTCATTTGCCCTTGAACTGCTTGGATCTATAAAGACCGGTTTTCCGATCGGATTACCGTTTAATGCAGTGCATGGTATCACTCCTGTTCCAAAAAGTCCACTTTCCCGATCGGGTTACCGATGATTACCAAGAAACGATCGGGGCAAGCGCTCCTGGGGGGAATTGTCCGGTTGGCTGAATCCTTGGCGGGCAAAGAGATGGAAGTTAGGCTAGGCGATAATGGCCCCAGCCGATCGCCCTGTGGATTGGCTCCCGACCTGGGCCCGATGGCTGGCCGGGTCGATCGCTCGTCGCTCATTGGTTTTTCATCGTGACCTCAGAACAACACCCCCGTCCCCAAACCCCAACGACGATCGCGGTTTTTTATCCGTTTTTTGCGGGTGGGGGAGCGGAAGCCGTGACCCTGTGGATGTTGAATGCGTTGCAGGCAGACTATGACCTGACGTTATTTACACTGACCCCGATCGACCTCAATCGGTTAAATCAACTCTATGGAACCCAACTTTCCGATCGGGTCAAGGTGCGCTATTGCATCCCGGCTCCCTTCAAGAATTTGGTGGAATTTCTAATCGCCAATAGTCAATTTTTTCGCAAGTTTTTTTGCCACTTTTGCATCCGATTTTTCAAGAAATTTAGTCGGCAATATAATTTGGCGGTTTCTGGCTATAACGCGATTGATTTGGGTTGTGATGGGGTGCAATATGTCCATTGGGTGGGTGTCTTAGAAAATCGAAATTTCTATTGGGTTTCGCAGTTTTCGGAAGCCAGAATGCGGCGCAATTGGTCGATCGCCAATTCACGGATGGTGGCCACGGTGACCCAAGAGCGTTACGGTGGCCAACCGGTGGTGGTTTATCCGCCCGTGGCCGTGGATGCGCCGACGGTGGCTTGGCCCGATCGCGAGGAAGCTTTTATCTGTAGTGGGCGCTTGACCAAAGCCAAGGAACCGCATCGGGTGCTGGAAATTTTGAAGCGGGTGCGCGATCAGGGTTTTCCGATCAAGCTCTATTTCACGGGCGGCGGTGGCGGGGTTTATGGTCAAAAATATCGGCAGTTTTTACAACAAAAAATTGATGAAAATGCTGATTGGGTGACCCTTTACGAAAACTTGAGCTATGCCGATTATGTGAATGTGCTGTCTCGTTGCCGCTATGGACTCCACTGGAAAAAGGAACCCTTTGGCATCTCGATCGCGGAAATGGTGAAGGTGGGAACTATTCCCTTTGTGCGCGATCGGGGAGGTGGTCAGGTGGAAATTGTTGGAGAACAGAACAAGGAATTGATGTTCGCCAATGACGAGGAAGCGGTGGCTAGAATTGTGGCGCTGCTGTCCTCTTCGGAGCTGCAAAATCGAATGCGATCGGCCCTTGAAAAACAGGCTCAACTGTTTTCAACGGAGCAGTTTTCCCAGGATATTCGGCAAGCCATTGAAACCTATTTGAAGCAGCGCCCTTGATCGATATTTGATCGATTTTGATCGATACCTGAAAGGGTGTCTGAAAAGTCGCGATCGCTCAGGTCAGGGTTGGGAGACCCAACCCCTACGGCGATCTTGGTTTCGTTGGCTGCGGGTCACGATCGATTCTGTTCCGGTTGCCTCGTCCATTCCGCTGGGCCGGCTGAATCAACATAGGTTGCCGAAAGCCTTGACCAGTTGCCAAGCCTTTCGACCTGGTAGGCGACACGCCTTAAGCTAGGAGAGCGCTAGGCGAGTGGGGTTAATCAACGGTCCATGCTGCTGTCATTGCGGATTGAAAACTTTGCGCTGGTGGATGCGCTGGAAGTGACCCTTGGGCCCGGGCTGAATGTGCTGACGGGAGAAACGGGCGCGGGCAAGT from Limnothrix sp. FACHB-406 includes:
- a CDS encoding sulfurtransferase, whose protein sequence is MLAIALVVLLPTWALPAVANAPKAKIEFVSPQWLSQHLSDTNLRVLDVRNSPLDYIGGHVPGAVHIADLAFRGPDGFLPVQYWDNEKIASLFGKAGVNNRQKVAVYSNGNDVLGATMVAYLLERSGVKDIAIVDGGFAGYQTSGQTVTKEYPRYDRQTFQLKDDPSVRVTLADVRKLIGQPNVVFIDPRPPELFSGEKPLWVRNGHIPGARNIPWPTFTEANNSQEALKNPHKLKSLDEIRQILASRNITPDKQIIVSCSTGREATLQYVVLKHLLGYPNVRIYEGSWTEYSTTDLPVETGPDRA
- a CDS encoding acyl-CoA dehydrogenase family protein encodes the protein MKTGVVDPQAIRALLAEQAQAVNDGEGYRDSRNSLRLLASVGWLGLGIPERQGGTGGTRLDAIEAIAQTAEDCLTSAFVFWCQRAFAEYLVASDNDKLRQTLLPQVVRADRFGATGLSNAMKHLAGIEALRVQARWQGQRLRLDGHLPWASNLVPGEFLVAVAAETPEGEAIVAVIPANTPGLSRSADLDLLGLRGSNTAALTLEGVEVDRTWVLSDRARQFLPTIRPAFLLLQCGLSLGKARSARRAIRNTLQTRSQVLRGALQQLDHRYDELATQLRQLAALSEFSFAETRHLFEVRIALTRLAVDAITLELEAQGGGAYLNDHATARRWREVAFLPVLTPSLVQLETELARVTPATAITPEIESTISPAIHNPSRTALTTAPGLATGAIPPSIAKTAASRSPSRSEVRR
- a CDS encoding ABC transporter permease, whose product is MAVGMWQKAGRSGVARQLRGVLGIVSSPLLGLLLGLLLWWALTSPLLHPGAIVGDFSPEKSLTTVLKLLGDGTLEPHIGASLRRVVVGLAAAALIGIPVGIALGLWRPLEQGTSVLFQFVRMVSPLSWMPLAVMAFGIGDAPVYFLLTVAAVWPVLLNAAAGVHSVDRRWLLLARSLCATRWEVIGRVILPAIGPHLFVGLRLAVGVIWIVLVPAEMLGVSSGLGYFILDTRDRLAYSELMAAILTIGAIGYGLDTGLRSLNRLTHYS
- a CDS encoding ABC transporter substrate-binding protein: MTSDRQARARSSRATPHWIAPPFASGPTAGLGCDCCGLSRRDFLQLTGLFSASLGATLAVGGCQPTQGPAQSSPAASAPATPTAQPPVKIGYLPITDAAPLLVAHARELYQAEGLTAEKPTLFRSWPQVVEAFLARQVNVIHILMPATLWLRYGRKFPAKIVAWNHTNGSALTVLPEINRLEDLGGRKVAVPFWYSIHNVVLQQLLKKAGLKVVRRPKEAKVAANEVNLIVLPPPDMVSALANQAIAGYIVAEPFNAAAENLKTGKILRFTGDVWKDHACCVVLMHEDDLTQHPDWAQRVVQAIVKAQHWSGENRAGVAEILSKEGGKYTPHPKAALIRALTAYDPAVYKAQGAIAHPDWQIDRIDFQPYPFPSYTAELVRLLKETQVEGETQFLQDLDPEWVAQDLVDDSLVKAALAAVGGPAAFRLPENLTRKETIAL
- a CDS encoding glycosyltransferase, with the translated sequence MTSEQHPRPQTPTTIAVFYPFFAGGGAEAVTLWMLNALQADYDLTLFTLTPIDLNRLNQLYGTQLSDRVKVRYCIPAPFKNLVEFLIANSQFFRKFFCHFCIRFFKKFSRQYNLAVSGYNAIDLGCDGVQYVHWVGVLENRNFYWVSQFSEARMRRNWSIANSRMVATVTQERYGGQPVVVYPPVAVDAPTVAWPDREEAFICSGRLTKAKEPHRVLEILKRVRDQGFPIKLYFTGGGGGVYGQKYRQFLQQKIDENADWVTLYENLSYADYVNVLSRCRYGLHWKKEPFGISIAEMVKVGTIPFVRDRGGGQVEIVGEQNKELMFANDEEAVARIVALLSSSELQNRMRSALEKQAQLFSTEQFSQDIRQAIETYLKQRP
- a CDS encoding DUF4242 domain-containing protein; this translates as MTLFLVEASILNRHGDEIRTALDQVSKAALATDSELIEAQIGKDLFRLFAILDAQDEVSVRAAFLNSSLTIELVKPVRLVGQDLAAVKNQKDKANYLVEWDLPAGLTMEKYLQRKAEKSPLYAQVPAVSFERTYVCEDLSKCLCFYDSPDEATVKQAREVVGAPIDRLTSLETLD
- a CDS encoding ABC transporter ATP-binding protein, which codes for MSELLPVTVGRSPDLWESGELPDRSSTVSDIPTPKPPDRLKTSTLRSPPSVAPQSGVGNAAADRETDQTDRTDRPLLTVRGLTHHYSAGRDRVLAFAQINLDLHPRELVCLLGPSGCGKSSLLLAIAGLQRATAGEVRLKGQPIQEPQPSVGMVFQGPALLPWLTVTQNITWGLKLRRMPTIAKAVARSRAAEALASVGLGGVERAYPHQLSGGMAQRVALARALVRQPELLLLDEPFSALDAITRRSMQALLLQAIARYPAAVLMVTHDIDEALALGDRVVLMDRNPGRIRRQWILRSPPTDPNDRALRDPAAQGALRREILEELLTVIDPVVLPSIAGGVQP
- a CDS encoding rhodanese-like domain-containing protein, with protein sequence MSIQEIISEQTVSEITPETLNQWLKTQKITLIDVREVQEFEAEHIAGAVLQPLSQLNGIAWSAELGTVVLYCRSGRRSAEGGQRLLRDRNLPLVHLKGGILAWKAAGYPTVVKNESDSI